The Candidatus Woesearchaeota archaeon sequence CAGACATCAAGGTATTGCCTAGCCTCGTGGACAAATTTCTTGTTGAGCGGGATTGGCCTTTTCTTTCCAGAAGAAGCCAGGATTGTCACCTGCGGATTTTTCTCGCTAAAGTCGAGGTCTTCCTTTGTTATGCGCATCAACTCCCGCGGGATTATTCCGGTGTAATACAATAGGCCGACAGCAATGTAATCCCTGGCCTGCAACGGATCTGCCAATGACTCAGGCCTGTAAAACTCCAACAGCTTTTCCAGCTTTGGCGTGCCGGATGTGACGGCATTTGCTGCTGGCGCTGTCACGCCTGCCATTTGCTTGCTGATATCCTTAAGAGGGTTTGGAATTCCATCAATAACCTCCCTGCCTGCAAAATATGAGAATAATGCCTTGTAATGCTGGCGCCTGGTGTTGTTTGACAGGCCCGGCCTGACAGCGGGGTCGAGAAAATTCAGCAAGTCTCCCTTGGTTGCCGCATTGACAGGCTTGCCCATGACTTTCTCAAACAGAGCCATGGTCTTGGAATAGGTCAACAGTGAAACTTCACTGTAATTATTCTTGTAAGCCTTCAATTCCCGTGAATAATCTGTCCTGACCATGAGAATTGCCATTGTCCTAACTTTTTAAATCTTTCCTAAAAGTCACCACTATAAAATAGTCAATTGACTTACGAAATAGGGCTGAAGCGAAAAGAGTAAAATCTGCATTTTCCACCAGTCCATGGCTGGTGGCAAAAAACCATTAGGCGTTCCAGAAAGTGGAAAATGCAGGGTCTGAACGAGCGACCCGGGCGAACGAAGTGAGCGGGCATGCAGCCGGCCTGTGACCGGCTGTGGTCGCGAGTGATTGACGAAAAAACAAAAATATCACTTCTTCAAATGTATTGTCTGGGTCGGGAATGCCATGCTTATCCCAGCCTTCTCGAATTCCCTCTTGATTTCGTAATTAATTTCCTGCTGGGTGTCCATGTATGTCAGATATTCGCTATCCTTGACATAGAATACTATTTCAAAAATCAGGCTAAAGTCACCAAATGCCTTGAAGTGCACCCTGTCCAGGTCTGCATTTTTAACTTTCTTGAATATCCGCCCAACAATTGCATTGATTTCCTTAAGCTGCTTAAGGGAGGTGCCATATTCCACTCCGATTGTGTTTACAATCCTGCGCTTCTCCATGCGCTTGTAGTTGTTTACCCGGGTGTTGGTAAGCTCCCTGTTGGAAACTATAAGCTCCTGGCCCTGCAAAGTCTCAATCCTGGTGCTCTTTATCCCGATATGCTTGACAGTGCCACTGTCAGCCCCGATGACTATGAAATCCCCGACTTTGAATGGCTTGTCGAAATAGATTGTGAAGGAGCTGAAAAGGTCCTCAAGAACATTCTGCAGCGCAAAGGCGATTGCAATGCCTCCGACGCCAAGCCCTGCAATCAGCGAGGTGATATTGACACCCATATTTGACAGAACCATGAGTAGGGCAATGACCCAGACAATGGCCTTGACAATTTTTGCAATAACACTGATAAAGGAAGCGTCATCGGTCTTATCCTCTTTCTGCCTTTTTTCAATCTGCTTCTGCGCAATTACATCAATTATTGTCTGCACAAATTTTATGCCGTAGTAAACAAGCGCGGCCAGGCCAATCCAGTTTGAAATATGATGGGCCAAGCCAGGCAGGGCAAGCGGCCGTGACGCCATATAATATGAAAGATAAACATAAAAGAACCAGTTTATGTGGTCAATGAACTCAATCAGGATGTCGTCGATGCTGTTTTTGCTCTTCTTGGCAAATTTGTGCAATATTTTCAACCCATAAACTTTAAAGATTTTTAGAATTATGAATAGCCCGATGAAGAGCAGCAGGGAATGCGCAAGCTCATATCCTGTGTTCCCAAAATAATTTGTTTCCAGGTATGGCGTTAATGCCTGATAATCAATAGCCATGTCATTTCACGTTAAATGGTTAAAATAATATTATAAAAAGCTTGTGCTTGCTGTTGAAACATGCATCTTCGGGCTGCTGCCTAAGGCCAAAATTAAAAAAATTTAAATAGGCTGGATGAGATTTAGTATATAAAAGAGGTGAGATGATGGAACTCACAAAGTCAGAGATGGAAAGCAAGATAGCCAATTATGATAATGCAAAGAAGTGGAGCCTTTGGATTGTGATCATCGGAATTTTTCTGGTGTTTGCTGAACAGAAATTCGGCATCCTTATCGCCCTGGCCGGGATTTTAGGCTATGTCGTGAACAGCGATAAGGCCATAAAGATGAGATTTGAGATGAGCAAAAAACGATGATTTTTTTTGTTTAATTTGATTCCCGCATAAATTCTGCGCATTCAACAGAAGGAAAAAACATAAAAACATGAGAGAGATTTCTGGCGCATGGATAAAAAAGGCGAGGTCAACAGCCATATAATAATATATGCCCTTGTTGTCATTATCGCAGTCGTCATTTTGGCGTTTGGCGTCAAGATGATTGGGAATTTTCTGGACAGCAGCTGCCAGGCCGAGCTGAAAGCGGCGTCACTTGACCTGACTGAATCCATCGAGGCCCTGGCAAACAGGGTTGGAAATACCGAGGAGAAAACTTTTGCCTCGGCATGCGGCATTGACCGGGCTTATTTTGTGGACCTGCCGCAGGTCCTTCCAGAAATGTTCAGCAGCTATCCTGAAATACAGTCAAGCATCAGGGAAGGCCAGGGCAATAACATGTTCTTTTACAAGCAAAATGAGCTGGTGTATGCGATTAAGACAAAGCTGGACATGTCATTCCCGCATTTTACCTGCGCCAAATCAATAGGCGGCGGGATAAGAATCCTGCTGACAGGGAGCAAGGGCGGAACTGACATCAAGGACGCCACTGCGGGCAAAAGCCCGTGCAATGGCATTGAATCGGCATTTGGCCAGGAAAGCACCCTGCCTGCCAACATCCAACAGGCTGTTTCAGCATCTACGGGGTTAAAGGATACAGTTGTGCAGGACAATTATAAGGCTGCCCTGCCAGGCCTTTTGCCTGCCCGGTGCGTAGTTTCAGATGACAGGAAAAAAATGCAGGTGCTCATTGGATATAACCACGAGCTTGAGAACCTCAGCGTCTATCACATCCTGCCATATTATATTGACGACGCTTACCAGACATTCATTACAGGCATTTATCCCATAGAAATAGACGATGAGTCTGAAACAAGCGCCATAGAGACTTTTGTGTCCGACCGCTACATATTTTATAGGCTCGGCAAGACATTCGCAGACCAGGGCGTCATATTAATTGAATATGACTTTGACGGCGATGGCGTGCCTGCAGAGGCGAATGACTATTGCAACATCGTCCAAATAGAGAAGAATTACTGCACACAGGATATACAATGCACTTATGGAGTATGCAGGACAGACAATCACTGCGCTGTGCCATGATGATTTCTTGCCTGTTTTTTCACCATTGATTATTCAATGTAACTGTAGATGCTCTCATTTGCATACTTCCTAAAGCGCTTGAGCAGGTATGTCCTGAAATCTGTCAAATGTATGGTTGCCATGCCTTTTTTGCTGACATGTATGATTTGGCAATTGCTGCCGAAGACTTTCTTGTAGGGCAGAAGGAAATGGTAGCTTTTGCCCGGCCTTGCCCCGTTGATTTTCCTGGCAACTTTCCTGTCATAGCCTGGCACGCCTGCAAGGCCAAGATATTCGACAAATTCGCCGTGGATAATCCAGTCAGGGTAAGAGTAGCTGTTCCTGTAGAAATACTGCGATAGCGCCCATCGGCGAAGGACTTTCTTGTGCTCAATGCCATTCTGGTAAAGGAAATCATCAACAGCAGCTTCCTCGTAGCTGTCGCAGACGTGGCCATCCCTTGCCCTGACCCTGAGTTTCTTCATGCCTGACGCATGGATAAAAAATTATTAAAGGATTGCGGGAAATTGTCTTGTGTCCAGTGGGCGAACAAGAGAGAAGGGGTTTTATGAGGAGAAGGAAGTATATGAGATTATTGCTTCAGGTTCCTTGCGAGGAAATCAAGGGTTTTCTGCCAGGCATCCATGGTTTCTTCAGGGGCATAATTTGCGCCTGACGGGTTTGCGAAAGCATGCCCGACACCGGGGTAAATATAGATGTCCCTCGGCACACCGATTGAGCCCAATGTTGAGTTGAATTCCAGGACTGTTGCTACAGGTATGCCGGTGTCCTGGTCGCCAAATATTCCCAGGACTGGCTGTTTAATTGCTGCCAGCTTTTCAGGGTCTGTCTCAAGGCTGCCGTAATAGATTATTGTGGCTGCCAAAGGCGTGCCAGTCAAGGCAAGCTGAAGCGACATGCCGCCGCCAAAGCACCAGCCCATTGAGGCAATTTTATCAGGAATGACATCATCGCGGGCCTTCAGGAAATTCACTGCTGCCTTCATGTTCTCGAGGGCAGGCTCTGTGTCCTGCCTGACCGCGCCGGCAAGCTGGCCTGCAATTGATGAATTTTGGGCGACCTGGCCATTGTACAAGTCCACCGCAAGGACAACATAGCCTTCTGCTGCCAATTGCCTTGCCATGTCGCGGATATTGTCATTCAGGCCCCACCATTCATGGATCATGATTACAGCCGGATACTTGCCCTCTGCGGCCGGCCTTGCGAGGTATCCATCAGTTGTAAGGTAATAGGCTGTTTCGCCTGCCATTATTTCCATACCAGCACTATCCTCGCTGCGCGTTAAGTCAGCGTTTGTGGATTGGCCTGGCTCTGCCGCATCGGCTACCTGGTTGGCACCTGCTGCTGATTCCTTGGCATTTTCTGTAGTGGCCGGCTGTGCTGCACAGGCCGTCAGAATTACTGCCAAAATTAAAATCAGAAAGACAGATAAAGAAGGATTATTTTTTGATGCCATTGGCATTAACAATTGTTCATTATTTATAAAATTATGCCTGAATAGTCTTTAGAAAAGGGTT is a genomic window containing:
- a CDS encoding dienelactone hydrolase family protein; the protein is MASKNNPSLSVFLILILAVILTACAAQPATTENAKESAAGANQVADAAEPGQSTNADLTRSEDSAGMEIMAGETAYYLTTDGYLARPAAEGKYPAVIMIHEWWGLNDNIRDMARQLAAEGYVVLAVDLYNGQVAQNSSIAGQLAGAVRQDTEPALENMKAAVNFLKARDDVIPDKIASMGWCFGGGMSLQLALTGTPLAATIIYYGSLETDPEKLAAIKQPVLGIFGDQDTGIPVATVLEFNSTLGSIGVPRDIYIYPGVGHAFANPSGANYAPEETMDAWQKTLDFLARNLKQ
- a CDS encoding site-specific integrase, with amino-acid sequence MVRTDYSRELKAYKNNYSEVSLLTYSKTMALFEKVMGKPVNAATKGDLLNFLDPAVRPGLSNNTRRQHYKALFSYFAGREVIDGIPNPLKDISKQMAGVTAPAANAVTSGTPKLEKLLEFYRPESLADPLQARDYIAVGLLYYTGIIPRELMRITKEDLDFSEKNPQVTILASSGKKRPIPLNKKFVHEARQYLDVWERNREAESDYIFTRSNKSDKLNVIWLQRLLQQFPTTTVEIRRDFGWRARNAGMPLEELARIMNLKPKHAINMYGHIKPDLSHISRQVIDSL
- a CDS encoding mechanosensitive ion channel family protein — translated: MAIDYQALTPYLETNYFGNTGYELAHSLLLFIGLFIILKIFKVYGLKILHKFAKKSKNSIDDILIEFIDHINWFFYVYLSYYMASRPLALPGLAHHISNWIGLAALVYYGIKFVQTIIDVIAQKQIEKRQKEDKTDDASFISVIAKIVKAIVWVIALLMVLSNMGVNITSLIAGLGVGGIAIAFALQNVLEDLFSSFTIYFDKPFKVGDFIVIGADSGTVKHIGIKSTRIETLQGQELIVSNRELTNTRVNNYKRMEKRRIVNTIGVEYGTSLKQLKEINAIVGRIFKKVKNADLDRVHFKAFGDFSLIFEIVFYVKDSEYLTYMDTQQEINYEIKREFEKAGISMAFPTQTIHLKK